A genomic window from Aethina tumida isolate Nest 87 chromosome 4, icAetTumi1.1, whole genome shotgun sequence includes:
- the LOC109602522 gene encoding transforming growth factor-beta-induced protein ig-h3, giving the protein MLGKAFVLCGFLVLGAHCDVYSDFFNSFADPDNFNRPQIFAQPRVAINPEAEVLSEKDREPLSPDYKDPVGSGSDQTPVLKPKPHASKPTLPGFNPGFPNGVVDVDANGFAPNFNFGGFDRADFDLSGFGLRPRPPNTGVLGFGGFFGPDVKPWWKGENVCVERSESTDDDDDDDEDDGEDKKNATEKQTPLNLFATTIRLSNCQETENKYECVTKINNHGVFKTFTVVYKCCYGFKRENGGVGCTKQVELKPILETLDDLSIKEFKNLIASAGLEEQFAKENLTVFAPTDNALADYQEEMTGLNNVDPARRRRAVKNAYSSKDVVLNHVTPGFVDLTELANEDLIYSENNNNSIRINIYPTHSFEKMLTVNCARVKKINNLAKNGIVHIIDSTIEPATQTIEDIIKEHPKLTNFRQVFEKTNIKKYMKLDGHYTVFAPTDAAFAKLDEIQKQKILKGDACAPSIIKHHITAHTVCSSAIIGNATTHNVEGDVLNMERTAEDDLIFEGKANIVEIDIMATNGVIHLIDTVIIPESALYIGNVLKAQNFTKFQDIVEKAGLTDEINNLVNATVFVPADEAFERPEAQRLLEQIGDDKEKLQEIVRYHTIEGQLQSCDMSNNERLITNDGEKELRVNLYSTLPIFSNVVNRATVNCARLIGFDEKACGSTVHEVNRLLVPPTKSILDVINSNEKYSTLRDVIKGTEVEELLGQQNRSLTLLAPTDEVFAALDESDRKQLLEDKEKANNFLKGHVLTEVLCCAGVGPHSWGFNSLVPTLSHSHYEFGRTGSQIRINRAVVTSCDNLATNGVVHSINKVMLPTRAGIPSIAGGFFLFDL; this is encoded by the exons ATGCTTGGCAAAGCATTCGTTTTGTGTGGTTTCCTTGTTTTGGGGGCGCACTGCGATGTCTACAG CGACTTCTTCAACAGCTTCGCCGACCCAGACAACTTCAACAGACCGCAGATCTTCGCCCAACCAAGGGTGGCCATAAATCCGGAGGCCGAAGTTCTAAGTGAAAAAGACAGAGAACCACTCAGCCCCGATTACAAAGACCCCGTCGGCTCAGGAAGCGACCAAACCCCGGTACTAAAGCCGAAACCTCACGCCTCCAAACCAACATTACCAG gGTTCAACCCAGGCTTCCCCAACGGAGTGGTGGACGTGGACGCCAACGGCTTCGCTCCCAACTTCAACTTCGGAGGCTTCGACAGGGCCGACTTCGACTTGAGCGGCTTCGGATTGAGACCCAGGCCACCAAACACCGGCGTTCTCGGCTTCGGCGGCTTCTTCGGCCCCGACGTGAAGCCATGGTGGAAAGG TGAAAACGTGTGTGTAGAACGCTCCGAAAGCACCGATGATGATGACGATGACGACGAAGATGATGGTGAAGATAAGAAGAACGCCACTGAGAAGCAAACTCCTCTGAACTTGTTCGCAACTACCATTAGGTTGTCCAACTGTCAAGAAACTGAAAACAAATATGAATGTGTCACCAA AATTAACAACCACGGAGTGTTCAAGACCTTCACAGTCGTCTACAAATGTTGCTACGGCTTCAAGAGGGAAAACGGAGGAGTTGGTTGCACCAAACAGGTGGAACTGAAGCCGATCTTGGAAACACTAGACGACTTGAGCATAAAAGAATTCAAGAACTTGATTGCATCCGCCGGATTGGAAGAGCAATTCGCCaaggaaaatttaactgtCTTCGCTCCAACCGACAATGCCTTGGCTGATTACCAAGAAGAAATGACCGGACTG AACAATGTGGATCCAGCACGAAGACGCCGCGCCGTGAAGAACGCCTATTCTTCAAAGGACGTCGTATTGAATCATGTGACCCCCGGTTTCGTCGACTTAACGGAGCTGGCTAACGAAGACTTAATTTACAG cgaaaacaacaacaattccATTCGTATCAACATCTACCCAACCCACTCCTTCGAAAAAATGTTGACCGTGAACTGTGCTAGAGTAAAGAAGATCAACAACTTGGCCAAAAACGGTATCGTGCACATAATCGACTCTACCATTGAACCAGCTACTCAAACAATTGAAGACATCATCAAAGAACATCCAAAACTCACCAACTTCAGACAAG tatttgaAAAAACCAACATCAAGAAGTACATGAAACTGGACGGCCATTACACAGTTTTCGCTCCAACTGACGCCGCCTTCGCTAAACTGGACGAAATCCAGAAGCAGAAGATCCTTAAAGGAGATGCATGCGCCCCAA GCATCATTAAGCACCACATCACTGCTCACACTGTGTGTTCTTCCGCAATCATCGGTAATGCCACCACCCATAACGTTGAAGGTGACGTTTTGAATATGGAGAGGACGGCCGAAGATGATCTTATCTTCGAAGGAAAGGCTAACATCGTTGAAATTGACATCATGGCAACCAACGGTGTAATTCATCTGATTGATACTGTCATCATTCCGGAATCTG CACTCTACATCGGCAACGTTTTGAAGGCTCAGAACTTCACCAAATTCCAAGACATTGTCGAGAAAGCTGGACTGACCGATGAAATTAACAACTTGGTTAACGCCACCGTTTTCGTACCAGCCGATGAAGCTTTCGAAAGACCAGAAGCTCAAAGACTGTTGGAGCAAATCGGAGACGACAAGGAGAAACTCCAGGAGATCGTCAGGTACCATACTATCGAAGGCCAGTTGCAGTCCTGCGACATGAGCAACAACGAAAGGTTGATCACCAACGACGGCGAGAAGGAACTGAGGGTTAACCTGTACTCAACT CTCCCAATATTCTCAAACGTAGTCAACAGAGCAACCGTAAACTGTGCAAGACTCATCGGCTTTGATGAAAAGGCTTGCGGATCCACCGTTCATGAAGTAAACCGCCTCCTGGTGCCCCCAACCAAATCCATCTTGGACGTGATTAACTCAAACGAAAAGTACTCCACTTTAAGGGACGTCATTAAGGGAACTGAAGTTGAGGAGCTTTTGGGACAACAAAACAGATCGCTCACCTTGTTGGCACCAACTGATGAAGTTTTCGCTGCCTTGGATGAGAGCGACCGCAAACAACTGTTGGAGGACAAGGAAAAGGCCAACAACTTCTTAAAGGGACATGTACTAACTG AGGTTCTTTGCTGTGCCGGTGTTGGACCACATTCCTGGGGCTTCAACAGTCTCGTGCCAACTTTGTCCCACAGTCACTACGAATTCGGTCGTACTGGCTCACAAATTCGTATCAACCGTGCCGTTGTGACGAGCTGCGACAACTTGGCGACAAACGGTGTCGTTCACTCCATCAACAAAGTGATGTTGCCAACTCGTGCCGGTATACCTTCGATTGCCGGAGGATTCTTCCTATTTGATTTGTAA
- the LOC109602511 gene encoding uncharacterized protein LOC109602511, which translates to MSVHERTALLDIHDVSRHRNDGLSVFFAIICIVDVFGVFPIVALPKAIIDCGYLGIPMIITVCSLQIYTATLLGKCWLMADNLYPSIHRKDRYPYSALTEFTCGKFVAKCVELLLDLTIFGAGIPNLILASQNVHLLGLRLSNNTFDVSYCYWIVIMGLLLCPILWLGSPKDMKLLCTISVVVVSMVFVLISFCLLFSNTKEIESEDDTFRPDKPLWETMLTSYGIIAFQFDIHPSILTIQVDMDEQRKLPRAVLGGFSATLCMAAIISILASIKYGNLVQPSILETLPTSLALHLAAALVALQLCLTSAVSNSALYQHMEDCLGISRYFNHKRCILRTILTLLAIVLAESVPRFDLVMSLIGGTLTGPLVFMLPPFLYIKMLSLCKSNEERMHMETFMKTAYSTDERGSLLMTTKRYSSRFSEEFNLSVNFIHKSKWLIYDKLQIAFCISIIVSSFGMTCLTTYFNVYDVMNFANFSKPCIYNVSASLLYL; encoded by the exons ATGTCTGTTCACGAACGAACTGCTTTATTAGACATACATGATGTTTCAAGACATAGAAATGACGGTTTATCTGTTTTCTTTGCTATTATATGTATTGTGGATGTTTTCGGTGTGTTTCCGATTGTGGCATTGCCAAAGGCGATAATTGATTGTG gaTATTTAGGAATCCCAATGATAATTACTGTGTGCAGTCTTCAAATTTACACCGCCACTTTGTTGGGAAAATGTTGGTTGATGGCAGATAATTTGTACCCATCAATCCACAGAAAAGATAGATACCCATATTCCGCCCTTACAGAATTCACCTGTGGTAAATTTGTTGCAAAATGTGTAGAACTCTTGCTGGATTTAACTATATTCGGTGCTGGCATACCAAATTTGATTCTGG cTTCACAGAATGTACACCTTTTGGGTCTGAGGCTAAGTAACAATACGTTTGATGTCTCATATTGCTATTGGATCGTAATTATGGGGTTGCTTCTTTGTCCAATTTTGTGGCTTGGCAGTCCTAAAGACATgaa gCTATTATGTACAATCTCTGTGGTGGTTGTATCGATGGTTTTCGTACTGATTTCCTTTTGCCTTCTGTTTAGTAATACTAAGGAAATTGAAAGTGAGGACGACACATTTCGACCTGACAAACCGTTGTGGGAGACAATGTTGACATCATATGGCATAATAGCATTCCAGTTTGACATTCATCCTAGTATATTGACTATACAAGTAGATATGGATGAACAAAGAAAGTTGCCAAGGGCTGTACTAGGTGGATTTTCAG caACTCTTTGTATGGCTGCtattataagtattttagcttcaatcaaatatggaaacttAGTCCAACCTAGTATTTTAGAAACTCTTCCAACTTCTTTAGCTTTACATTTAGCTGCTGCTTTGGTGGCTTTACAACTATGTTTAACTTCAGCTGTCAGTAACAGCGCATTATATCAACACATGGAAGATTGTTTGGGAATTTCTagat attttaatcacAAAAGGTGTATTTTACGAACTATATTAACTCTACTTGCTATAGTCTTGGCAGAATCAGTTCCAAGGTTTGATTTAGTGATGTCTTTAATag GTGGCACATTAACTGGTCCCTTGGTTTTTATGCTACCACCATTTCTGTACATCAAAATGTTATCATTGTGCAAATCAAATGAAGAAAGGATGCACATGGAAACGTTTATGAAAACTGCCTACTCAACAGACGAAAGAGGAAGTCTTTTAATGACAACCAAACGCTATTCAAGTCGATTTAGTGAAGAATTCAACCTTAGCGTTAATTTCATTCACAAATCTAAATGGTTGATATACgacaaattgcaaattgccTTTTGCATATCGATTATAGTTTCCAGTTTTGGAATGACTTGCCTCACCacgtattttaatgtttacgaCGTAATGAACTTCGCGAATTTCTCTAAGCCTTGCATCTATAACGTGTCTGCGTCATTGttgtatttatga